The Brassica napus cultivar Da-Ae chromosome C7, Da-Ae, whole genome shotgun sequence genome has a segment encoding these proteins:
- the LOC106410693 gene encoding somatic embryogenesis receptor kinase 4 isoform X1 — protein MNKISGPIPSSLGKLEKLKFLRLNNNKLSGEIPRSLTNVSLQVLDIANNGLSGDIPVNGSFTLFTPISFANNSLRPLPDPPSTSNSPPQPPPGKKTTTSIAIGAAAGAAILCAGPAIALAWWLRSKAQDRFVDIPGEEDPEVHLGQLRRFSLRELLVATDNFSNKNVLGRGGFGKVYKGRLANGKLVAVKRLKEERTMGGELQFQTEVEMISLAVHRNLLRLHGFCMTPTERLLVYPYMSNGSVASCLRESHEGNPALDWPKRKHIALGAARGLAYLHDHCDQKIIHRDVKAANILLDENFEAVVGDFGLAKLMNYNESHVTTAVRGTIGHIAPEYLSTGKSSEKTDVFGYGVMLLELITGQKAFDLARLANDDDIMLLDWVKEVLKEKKLESLVDAGLEGKYVDKEVEQLIQMALLCTQSSSLERPNMSEVVRMLEGDGLAEKWEEWEKEEMLTNDFNYPHADINWLIPESLSHIENDYPSGPR, from the exons ATGAACAAAATAAGCGGACCAATCCCGTCGTCTCTTGGCAAACTAGAGAAACTCAAGTTCCT GCGTCTTAATAACAACAAGTTATCTGGAGAAATTCCAAGGTCTTTGACTAATGTGTCACTGCAAGTTCT GGATATCGCAAACAATGGACTCAGTGGAGATATTCCTGTTAATGGTTCCTTCACACTGTTCACTCCTATTAG TTTTGCCAATAATAGTTTAAGGCCGCTTCCTGATCCTCCATCTACTTCTAACTCTCCTCCTCAACCACCACCAG GGAAGAAAACGACTACATCAATAGCAATTGGAGCTGCTGCAGGTGCAGCAATTCTTTGTGCTGGTCCAGCCATAGCGCTTGCTTGGTGGCTGAGAAGTAAAGCACAGGACCGCTTTGTTGATATACCTG GTGAAGAAGACCCAGAGGTTCACTTAGGACAACTCAGAAGGTTTTCCTTGCGTGAACTGCTAGTTGCTACAGATAACTTTAGCAACAAAAATGTATTGGGTAGAGGCGGTTTTGGTAAAGTGTATAAAGGACGTTTGGCCAATGGCAAGCTAGTGGCTGTGAAAAGGCTAAAAGAAGAACGTACCATGGGTGGGGAACTTCAGTTCCAGACCGAAGTTGAGATGATTAGTTTGGCCGTTCATAGGAACTTGCTTCGGCTTCATGGATTTTGCATGACACCTACTGAAAGATTGCTCGTTTATCCCTACATGTCTAATGGAAGTGTTGCTTCTTGTTTGAGAG AAAGTCATGAAGGCAATCCAGCACTTGATTGGCCAAAAAGAAAGCATATTGCTCTGGGAGCAGCAAGGGGTCTTGCTTATTTACATGATCACTGCGACCAAAAAATCATTCACCGGGATGTGAAAGCTGCGAACATATTGTTAGATGAAAACTTTGAAGCTGTGGTTGGAGATTTTGGGCTCGCAAAGCTCATGAATTATAACGAGTCCCATGTGACAACTGCCGTACGCGGTACAATTGGCCATATAGCCCCTGAGTATCTTTCCACTGGAAAATCTTCTGAGAAAACTGATGTTTTTGGGTATGGTGTGATGCTTCTCGAGCTCATCACCGGACAAAAGGCTTTCGATCTTGCTCGGCTTGcaaatgatgatgatatcatgTTACTCGACTGG GTGAAAGAGGTTCTGAAAGAGAAGAAGTTGGAAAGTCTTGTGGATGCGGGGCTCGAAGGAAAGTACGTGGATAAAGAAGTGGAGCAGCTGATCCAAATGGCTCTGCTCTGCACTCAAAGTTCTTCGTTGGAACGTCCCAATATGTCAGAAGTGGTGAGAATGCTTGAAGGAGATGGTTTAGCTGAGAAATGGGAAGAATGGGAAAAGGAGGAGATGCTGACAAATGATTTTAACTATCCTCATGCTGACATTAACTGGCTCATTCCAGAATCCCTCTCCCACATCGAAAACGATTACCCTTCAGGACCAAGATAA
- the LOC106410693 gene encoding somatic embryogenesis receptor kinase 4 isoform X3 has protein sequence MNKISGPIPSSLGKLEKLKFLDIANNGLSGDIPVNGSFTLFTPISFANNSLRPLPDPPSTSNSPPQPPPGKKTTTSIAIGAAAGAAILCAGPAIALAWWLRSKAQDRFVDIPGEEDPEVHLGQLRRFSLRELLVATDNFSNKNVLGRGGFGKVYKGRLANGKLVAVKRLKEERTMGGELQFQTEVEMISLAVHRNLLRLHGFCMTPTERLLVYPYMSNGSVASCLRESHEGNPALDWPKRKHIALGAARGLAYLHDHCDQKIIHRDVKAANILLDENFEAVVGDFGLAKLMNYNESHVTTAVRGTIGHIAPEYLSTGKSSEKTDVFGYGVMLLELITGQKAFDLARLANDDDIMLLDWVKEVLKEKKLESLVDAGLEGKYVDKEVEQLIQMALLCTQSSSLERPNMSEVVRMLEGDGLAEKWEEWEKEEMLTNDFNYPHADINWLIPESLSHIENDYPSGPR, from the exons ATGAACAAAATAAGCGGACCAATCCCGTCGTCTCTTGGCAAACTAGAGAAACTCAAGTTCCT GGATATCGCAAACAATGGACTCAGTGGAGATATTCCTGTTAATGGTTCCTTCACACTGTTCACTCCTATTAG TTTTGCCAATAATAGTTTAAGGCCGCTTCCTGATCCTCCATCTACTTCTAACTCTCCTCCTCAACCACCACCAG GGAAGAAAACGACTACATCAATAGCAATTGGAGCTGCTGCAGGTGCAGCAATTCTTTGTGCTGGTCCAGCCATAGCGCTTGCTTGGTGGCTGAGAAGTAAAGCACAGGACCGCTTTGTTGATATACCTG GTGAAGAAGACCCAGAGGTTCACTTAGGACAACTCAGAAGGTTTTCCTTGCGTGAACTGCTAGTTGCTACAGATAACTTTAGCAACAAAAATGTATTGGGTAGAGGCGGTTTTGGTAAAGTGTATAAAGGACGTTTGGCCAATGGCAAGCTAGTGGCTGTGAAAAGGCTAAAAGAAGAACGTACCATGGGTGGGGAACTTCAGTTCCAGACCGAAGTTGAGATGATTAGTTTGGCCGTTCATAGGAACTTGCTTCGGCTTCATGGATTTTGCATGACACCTACTGAAAGATTGCTCGTTTATCCCTACATGTCTAATGGAAGTGTTGCTTCTTGTTTGAGAG AAAGTCATGAAGGCAATCCAGCACTTGATTGGCCAAAAAGAAAGCATATTGCTCTGGGAGCAGCAAGGGGTCTTGCTTATTTACATGATCACTGCGACCAAAAAATCATTCACCGGGATGTGAAAGCTGCGAACATATTGTTAGATGAAAACTTTGAAGCTGTGGTTGGAGATTTTGGGCTCGCAAAGCTCATGAATTATAACGAGTCCCATGTGACAACTGCCGTACGCGGTACAATTGGCCATATAGCCCCTGAGTATCTTTCCACTGGAAAATCTTCTGAGAAAACTGATGTTTTTGGGTATGGTGTGATGCTTCTCGAGCTCATCACCGGACAAAAGGCTTTCGATCTTGCTCGGCTTGcaaatgatgatgatatcatgTTACTCGACTGG GTGAAAGAGGTTCTGAAAGAGAAGAAGTTGGAAAGTCTTGTGGATGCGGGGCTCGAAGGAAAGTACGTGGATAAAGAAGTGGAGCAGCTGATCCAAATGGCTCTGCTCTGCACTCAAAGTTCTTCGTTGGAACGTCCCAATATGTCAGAAGTGGTGAGAATGCTTGAAGGAGATGGTTTAGCTGAGAAATGGGAAGAATGGGAAAAGGAGGAGATGCTGACAAATGATTTTAACTATCCTCATGCTGACATTAACTGGCTCATTCCAGAATCCCTCTCCCACATCGAAAACGATTACCCTTCAGGACCAAGATAA
- the LOC106410693 gene encoding somatic embryogenesis receptor kinase 4 isoform X2, translating into MNKISGPIPSSLGKLEKLKFLRLNNNKLSGEIPRSLTNVSLQVLDIANNGLSGDIPVNGSFTLFTPISFANNSLRPLPDPPSTSNSPPQPPPGAAILCAGPAIALAWWLRSKAQDRFVDIPGEEDPEVHLGQLRRFSLRELLVATDNFSNKNVLGRGGFGKVYKGRLANGKLVAVKRLKEERTMGGELQFQTEVEMISLAVHRNLLRLHGFCMTPTERLLVYPYMSNGSVASCLRESHEGNPALDWPKRKHIALGAARGLAYLHDHCDQKIIHRDVKAANILLDENFEAVVGDFGLAKLMNYNESHVTTAVRGTIGHIAPEYLSTGKSSEKTDVFGYGVMLLELITGQKAFDLARLANDDDIMLLDWVKEVLKEKKLESLVDAGLEGKYVDKEVEQLIQMALLCTQSSSLERPNMSEVVRMLEGDGLAEKWEEWEKEEMLTNDFNYPHADINWLIPESLSHIENDYPSGPR; encoded by the exons ATGAACAAAATAAGCGGACCAATCCCGTCGTCTCTTGGCAAACTAGAGAAACTCAAGTTCCT GCGTCTTAATAACAACAAGTTATCTGGAGAAATTCCAAGGTCTTTGACTAATGTGTCACTGCAAGTTCT GGATATCGCAAACAATGGACTCAGTGGAGATATTCCTGTTAATGGTTCCTTCACACTGTTCACTCCTATTAG TTTTGCCAATAATAGTTTAAGGCCGCTTCCTGATCCTCCATCTACTTCTAACTCTCCTCCTCAACCACCACCAG GTGCAGCAATTCTTTGTGCTGGTCCAGCCATAGCGCTTGCTTGGTGGCTGAGAAGTAAAGCACAGGACCGCTTTGTTGATATACCTG GTGAAGAAGACCCAGAGGTTCACTTAGGACAACTCAGAAGGTTTTCCTTGCGTGAACTGCTAGTTGCTACAGATAACTTTAGCAACAAAAATGTATTGGGTAGAGGCGGTTTTGGTAAAGTGTATAAAGGACGTTTGGCCAATGGCAAGCTAGTGGCTGTGAAAAGGCTAAAAGAAGAACGTACCATGGGTGGGGAACTTCAGTTCCAGACCGAAGTTGAGATGATTAGTTTGGCCGTTCATAGGAACTTGCTTCGGCTTCATGGATTTTGCATGACACCTACTGAAAGATTGCTCGTTTATCCCTACATGTCTAATGGAAGTGTTGCTTCTTGTTTGAGAG AAAGTCATGAAGGCAATCCAGCACTTGATTGGCCAAAAAGAAAGCATATTGCTCTGGGAGCAGCAAGGGGTCTTGCTTATTTACATGATCACTGCGACCAAAAAATCATTCACCGGGATGTGAAAGCTGCGAACATATTGTTAGATGAAAACTTTGAAGCTGTGGTTGGAGATTTTGGGCTCGCAAAGCTCATGAATTATAACGAGTCCCATGTGACAACTGCCGTACGCGGTACAATTGGCCATATAGCCCCTGAGTATCTTTCCACTGGAAAATCTTCTGAGAAAACTGATGTTTTTGGGTATGGTGTGATGCTTCTCGAGCTCATCACCGGACAAAAGGCTTTCGATCTTGCTCGGCTTGcaaatgatgatgatatcatgTTACTCGACTGG GTGAAAGAGGTTCTGAAAGAGAAGAAGTTGGAAAGTCTTGTGGATGCGGGGCTCGAAGGAAAGTACGTGGATAAAGAAGTGGAGCAGCTGATCCAAATGGCTCTGCTCTGCACTCAAAGTTCTTCGTTGGAACGTCCCAATATGTCAGAAGTGGTGAGAATGCTTGAAGGAGATGGTTTAGCTGAGAAATGGGAAGAATGGGAAAAGGAGGAGATGCTGACAAATGATTTTAACTATCCTCATGCTGACATTAACTGGCTCATTCCAGAATCCCTCTCCCACATCGAAAACGATTACCCTTCAGGACCAAGATAA
- the LOC106407851 gene encoding uncharacterized protein LOC106407851 → MLEHVNPGTKTWVKLDEANKFKYLFVALGACIEGFAAMRKVIVVDATFLKNGYGGVLVFAKDQDPNRHHYPLTFGVLDGENNASWTWFFEMLKTAIPDSSKLVFMSDRNQSLIAAVANVFPQYHHGHCIWHLSQNVRGHACNTTKTVVAWIFMELARCYTVAEFESAYASFKVRFPPAYKYLEEHTDKCTWARVYFPGVRYNLDTSNSVESMNSVFRDAWRYALIPLLDTIIKKFSDWFNEHRKDSVAGSIDTKLVLLVEIHLHNLWSTAGSTAEKTPVRELNSYELEYEVTDTENGKNYVVNLIEKSCSCKVYDYEKYPCLHGLAAYLYFLEVEAAPCRRRDVKIEYHELCSKYYWTELWALAYYKTIYSVPDRCDLNVPDHIKELQIIPPDRLKRKGRKENKRNPSFGERRKRT, encoded by the coding sequence ATGTTAGAGCATGTCAATCCGGGAACAAAAACATGGGTGAAGTTGGATGAGGCAAATAAGTTCAAGTACCTCTTCGTAGCTCTGGGAGCTTGTATTGAAGGTTTTGCAGCCATGAGGAAGGTGATAGTTGTCGATGCCACATTTCTGAAGAATGGATATGGTGGTGTACTAGTATTTGCTAAAGATCAAGATCCTAATCGTCACCATTATCCGCTTACGTTTGGTGTACTCGACGGTGAGAATAATGCTAGTTGGACATGGTTTTTCGAGATGCTCAAAACTGCTATACCAGACTCTTCTAAATTAGTATTTATGAGTGATAGAAACCAGAGCCTAATCGCGGCTGTAGCTAATGTGTTTCCACAATATCACCATGGCCATTGTATATGGCATTTGTCTCAGAATGTGAGAGGGCATGCTTGTAACACAACCAAAACCGTAGTCGCATGGATATTTATGGAGTTGGCTAGGTGTTACACGGTGGCTGAGTTCGAGTCTGCTTACGCATCTTTTAAGGTGAGATTTCCTCCAGCGTACAAGTATTTGGAGGAGCATACGGATAAATGCACATGGGCTCGGGTTTATTTCCCAGGTGTGAGATACAACTTGGACACTAGCAACAGTGTGGAGTCAATGAACAGCGTCTTTAGGGACGCCTGGAGGTATGCTTTAATACCACTGTTGGATACAATCATCAAAAAGTTTTCAGACTGGTTCAATGAACATCGGAAGGACTCTGTGGCTGGGTCGATTGATACCAAACTGGTTCTTCTTGTCGAGATTCACTTGCATAACCTATGGAGCACAGCTGGGAGCACAGCTGAGAAAACACCAGTGCGTGAGCTTAATAGTTATGAGCTTGAGTACGAGGTAACCGACACTGAAAATGGGAAGAATTATGTTGTGAACTTGATAGAGAAGAGCTGTAGCTGCAAGGTGTATGATTATGAAAAGTATCCTTGTCTGCACGGACTTGCTGCTTACTTATATTTCCTTGAGGTTGAAGCTGCTCCTTGTCGTCGACGTGATGTCAAGATAGAGTATCATGAGTTGTGCTCGAAATATTACTGGACGGAACTTTGGGCATTGGCTTATTACAAGACCATTTATTCTGTGCCGGACAGGTGTGATTTGAATGTACCAGATCACATCAAAGAGCTTCAGATCATACCTCCGGATCGCCTCAAGAGGAAGGGAAGAAAAGAGAATAAGAGGAATCCATCTTTTGGTGAACGACGTAAAAGAACATAA